ATAAATTCAGTATCAAATACACATAATGAATGGAATATAACTCTGGATGGCACGCTTCGTGTTCTAATTGATTTATCTAGATTAACTTCAGAATATTTTAAAGTATTCAAGAATAAAGTTGATTACGATAAAATCCTACTTAAAAATAATAAAGGAGCAGAAGAATTAGAAAGAACTGATACTTGGGGGGCGATTTACGTTACAGACTTAAATATCGATATTGCTAAAAAAACTGATAAAGAAATTGACAGATATTTAGAATACAAAGCCGAACTTTATTTGAAACTTTCTGATAATGCAGAAAATGGCAACAATATGGCTGCGGTTACATTTACCGAAAAGGCTTTAAGGTTATACCAACAAATAAAGAAAAAAGAAAAAATATCTGAAGTTGAAAAAAAATATTCTGAACAGAGAGGTAAATTTAAATTAGCAACAATTCGGCAAGATTTCCCAAAGGAACATACAGACCAAATCACCAAAAACATAAAAGAAATTGTATCAGCGGGAAATGAAAATGATATCATTCATTACCTCATAGTAACACCTTGGTACAATAAAATTGAGAACATTCAATTAATGGCTGATGACACAAAAAAGAGAAATCCATTTATGTCAATGCTTGGTTCTTCAATTTTAGATAAGTATGGTAATACTATAGATACTTTTCAAACAGAAGAAGAAAAAGATGCCTTTAATTTCTGGCAATCATATGGTTTCAATTTTCAAATTGGAACTCAAACAATGCATCAATTTTTCTTAGAGGCATATAAAGCTGACAAAATAAGTTACGACTCAATATTAACCTATTTAGAAAAAACTTGGTTCAACGAGCCCATAATAAGAAATTATAATGGCGAGACTTATGGAATAGTTCCAATCGATTTAATAAAACCTGGTATAAAACGAGTGTTTATAGAATTAGATTCTTATTCCGCTGACAATGAATATGAATTAGATTATGTAACTATTACCGACAGTTTAGTTTTAAAAATTGAAACTTTAATTAGAAATTTTTGTGAAAAAATTGAAATAGCTACTTTTAAAACACGACAGAAAGGTAAGGAAGAATTGGTAATGGAAAAATTATTAGATGATTTGCTTGCTGACATTAAAAGTTCAGATAGTAATCATACTAGATTTGACGAAGAAGACAGGATTTTCATAAAATATGTTCTATCTGAAAAAGCCGGATTGAATTTAAGAAATCAGGTCGCTCACGGATTAATGGATATAAATGAATATTCTTTTTCTAATATAATTTTATTACTTTCTATAATTCTTAAAATCAGCAAGTATTCATTCTCTAAAATTTAAAAAAACAAGGGTGAACGGAAAACACTACCGACAACAACTTATATAAAACACAGCTTTAACTCATGTTCATTCTATTTTAATTGGGTACTTATTGTACACAAAACGGAGCTATTAAACTTCTTCCTCTTTTTTTTTTATAAAAAAAACACATTAAAAACACACCATTCACCGATTATATAAAACACTTTATAGAGTAATCACTAAATAGTGCCCTCTAGTGTGGAAAACCGCAGACAACTATAGAAAATAGCAGTTACTTTTATAATCAGTATTCCTCCCCCCACAAGCAAATTAATATGGAACATGCGTCTATGCGCTTATTGGGCACAATTAAAACGAAATGAAAAAAAAATATTTTTGTAGAAACTGTAAAGGTATTAGAAATCAATCTGCACTTCACAAAGTTGAAAAAAGAGGTGGCGACGACGATGGTTATTTCCAATGGGTAGACAAATATTTTATAATTGAATGTAATGGATGTGAAACTATTTCATTCTTGAATATTTATGGAAATACAGAAATGACAGAGCCGAATGAAGAAGG
This genomic stretch from Cellulophaga algicola DSM 14237 harbors:
- a CDS encoding DUF4209 domain-containing protein, yielding MNELEQFYEKLNESDYDCRSNHTINSELQAISQILNDKEDFLTLELSELERQAFSISKSFDKKENDDDGTLDGLGWKTAGTQTFEDGTTRPFYWPNVSDLQEKEFQYFENRYKNCSNLYAKTEFGLLIYFGSKTTYSKHTNFKKQLFKELYSLSQKYLEIAKNPSDKKHYVLEYFTSFKNAFLLAHKSKLTDELDQIINSVSNTHNEWNITLDGTLRVLIDLSRLTSEYFKVFKNKVDYDKILLKNNKGAEELERTDTWGAIYVTDLNIDIAKKTDKEIDRYLEYKAELYLKLSDNAENGNNMAAVTFTEKALRLYQQIKKKEKISEVEKKYSEQRGKFKLATIRQDFPKEHTDQITKNIKEIVSAGNENDIIHYLIVTPWYNKIENIQLMADDTKKRNPFMSMLGSSILDKYGNTIDTFQTEEEKDAFNFWQSYGFNFQIGTQTMHQFFLEAYKADKISYDSILTYLEKTWFNEPIIRNYNGETYGIVPIDLIKPGIKRVFIELDSYSADNEYELDYVTITDSLVLKIETLIRNFCEKIEIATFKTRQKGKEELVMEKLLDDLLADIKSSDSNHTRFDEEDRIFIKYVLSEKAGLNLRNQVAHGLMDINEYSFSNIILLLSIILKISKYSFSKI